In bacterium, the sequence TAGAATCTAATATTTCACAACTTAAATCTGCTCTTCTTTCAGAAGGGGTTATGATTCAAGAATTTAATATTTCTCTTAATCAAGATGCGTCTGATAATGCACATCAATCTTTGCCAGGGTACAATCATTCAAAATTATCTACACTATCTTCCATCAAAGACGAGTCTAATTTTGATAGGAATGTAATTCCATCGGGTATTAACTTAGCTTATGAAAAAGGAAAAATTGATTTATTTATTTAAGTCCGGGTTCCGGGCTCCCGAACATTTTCGGGGAAATGAAGGAGGTGATTAAATGATAACGAATATACAGAGCCTTAATTACACAACTACTAGCGCTACAGCATCTACTGCTTCTACTGACATTACAGGTAAAGATGAATTTTTAAAACTTCTTACAACTCAACTCAAATACCAGGATCCTACTGCTCCTATGGATAACAAAGATTTTCTTGCACAGCTTGCACAGTTTTCGAGTTTAGAGCAACTTCTTAACGTCAACGGAAATCTTCAGGCAAATTTTCTTGCTCTCCAATCTCTAAACAATTCTTCCGCGACTGATTTTATCGGAAAAACCGTTAAGGCCACAGGTAATTCTGTTTCTCTTGTTGAAAACGCATCGGTTCCTATTAGTTATTCTCTTGCCGGGGCTGCTGAAGCAACAGTAAGTATTTACGATTCCAACGGAAATTTAGTCCGCACTTTAGATTCTGAATGGCAAAGTTCGGGTGACAATCAAATGTTATGGGATGGAAAAGATTCTTCGGGCAATGCTTTGGCGCCGGGGAAATATACTTTTTCGGTTTCAGCAAAGGATACTGATGATAATTCCGTAACAGCTACAGGATACCTCAGCGGTAAAATAACGGGAGTAAAGTTCGTCAACGGTAATCCTGTACTTATGATGGGTGACACAGAAATATCTTTTAGTGATATTTACGAGATAAATGGTTAATAAGGAGGTGATGAAATGGTAGATAAATTAACGGTAACTAATTCTGTTAATACAAAGA encodes:
- a CDS encoding flagellar hook assembly protein FlgD, which translates into the protein MITNIQSLNYTTTSATASTASTDITGKDEFLKLLTTQLKYQDPTAPMDNKDFLAQLAQFSSLEQLLNVNGNLQANFLALQSLNNSSATDFIGKTVKATGNSVSLVENASVPISYSLAGAAEATVSIYDSNGNLVRTLDSEWQSSGDNQMLWDGKDSSGNALAPGKYTFSVSAKDTDDNSVTATGYLSGKITGVKFVNGNPVLMMGDTEISFSDIYEING